The following are from one region of the Amycolatopsis sp. QT-25 genome:
- the smc gene encoding chromosome segregation protein SMC — MHLKSLTLKGFKSFASATTLRFEPGITCVVGPNGSGKSNVLDALRWVMGTQGAKDLRGGKMEDVIFAGTAGRAPLGRAEVTLTIDNADGALPIEYSEVSITRRMFRDGASEYEINGDRCRLMDVQELLSDSGIGREMHVIVGQGQLSAILESKPEERRAFIEEAAGVLKHRKRKEQTLRKLANMQGNLDRLGDLTTELRRQLKPLGKQAEIARKAQWVQSELRDARLRLFAHDLVTQREGIAKEEADERVARQRRAEVEQTLEIVAAEEAELEASLAEDAPKLAAAQETWYKLSALTERLRGTVRLALERQRHLSSDVQQASTGRDPDELLAEAEQVAEREQELTEAVAEARMVLSETVQRREQLEHLVQAAERAHMAAVRAIADRREGLAKLSGQVEALRSKNGATSDEIDRLTVSLEEAAERAEIAVEELEEAKAAGGVEESDDSDLQAHHDRAVEANNAAKARVEELVKAERAAEREIASEKARVEALSMGLRRKDGAGALLGAQHELPGLLGSVAALLTVEAGHEVALAAALGPVADAVAVNGGEAALAALRFLKDNDSGRAGILLGGLESTVDTSSWPSLPEGARWAREVVTAPPALRSAVEHALDRVAVVDGLESARRLVEVHPEVSTVTPEGDVFGARWAVGGSARNESVIEVQAAVDAAGDRLNAAERALERTAAELEGARAGQAARREEVGRAKEALGDAKVRKARSSERLNRMEQAARAARAEMDRLSNQRAKVEQSREEALRQLAELEERLAAVADQEVDEDPDTAERDQAAEDLGTVRQEEMESRLALRTAEERARSIQGKAESLRRAAHAERQARDRAEKSRAARKRGAEIANAVVNGGEIALERIEVSVQRAAHERDEAQARRQSRETALTQVRSKVRELTGELEKLTDAVHRDEVLRAEQRLRLEQLETKIAEDFGIGLEDLVAEYGPDVPVPPSAGEMAEYEAAKERGEDVTPPPPMPFDRDTQARRAKRAEKDLSLLGKVNPLALEEFAALEERYKFLSTQLEDLKDTRKDLEAVIKQVDEKILEVFASAYEDVAREFETVFSVLFPGGEGRMVLTQPNDLLSTGVDVEARPPGKKVKRLSLLSGGEKSLVAVGMLVAIFRARPSPFYVMDEVEAALDDTNMRRLIGLLEQLRDSSQLIIITHQKPTMEIADALYGVSMQGDGITKVISQRLRTSEEDPVPA; from the coding sequence GTGCACCTGAAGAGCCTGACGCTCAAGGGCTTCAAGTCCTTCGCCTCGGCGACGACGTTGCGGTTCGAGCCGGGCATCACCTGTGTCGTCGGGCCGAACGGCTCCGGCAAGTCGAACGTCCTCGACGCGCTCCGCTGGGTCATGGGCACCCAGGGCGCGAAGGACCTGCGCGGCGGCAAGATGGAGGACGTCATCTTCGCCGGGACCGCCGGCCGCGCCCCGCTGGGACGCGCCGAGGTCACCCTGACCATCGACAACGCCGACGGTGCGCTGCCCATCGAGTACTCCGAGGTGTCGATCACCCGCCGGATGTTCCGTGACGGCGCGAGCGAATACGAGATCAACGGCGACCGCTGCCGTCTCATGGACGTGCAGGAACTGCTGTCGGACTCCGGTATCGGCCGCGAGATGCACGTCATCGTCGGGCAGGGCCAGCTTTCGGCGATCCTCGAATCCAAGCCCGAGGAGCGCCGCGCCTTCATCGAGGAGGCCGCCGGTGTCCTCAAGCACCGCAAGCGCAAGGAACAGACCCTGCGCAAGCTCGCGAACATGCAAGGCAACCTCGACCGCCTCGGCGACCTCACCACCGAGCTCCGCCGCCAGCTCAAACCGCTGGGCAAACAGGCCGAGATCGCCCGCAAGGCGCAGTGGGTGCAGTCCGAACTGCGGGACGCGCGGCTGCGGTTGTTCGCCCACGACCTGGTCACCCAGCGCGAAGGCATCGCCAAGGAAGAGGCCGACGAGCGCGTCGCCCGCCAGCGGCGCGCCGAAGTCGAGCAGACGCTGGAGATCGTCGCCGCCGAGGAGGCCGAGCTCGAAGCGTCGCTCGCCGAGGACGCGCCGAAGCTGGCCGCCGCACAGGAGACCTGGTACAAGCTCTCCGCCCTGACGGAACGGTTGCGCGGCACCGTGCGGCTCGCGCTGGAGCGTCAGCGGCATCTGTCGTCCGACGTGCAGCAGGCGAGCACCGGCCGCGACCCCGACGAACTGCTCGCCGAGGCGGAGCAGGTCGCCGAGCGGGAGCAGGAGCTCACCGAGGCCGTCGCCGAGGCCCGCATGGTGCTTTCGGAGACCGTTCAGCGGCGTGAGCAGCTCGAACACCTCGTCCAGGCCGCCGAGCGGGCGCATATGGCCGCCGTCCGCGCGATCGCCGACCGCAGGGAAGGGCTCGCGAAGCTCTCCGGCCAGGTCGAGGCGCTGCGCAGCAAGAACGGCGCCACCTCCGACGAGATCGACCGGCTCACCGTGTCGCTCGAAGAGGCCGCCGAACGGGCGGAGATCGCCGTCGAGGAACTCGAAGAGGCCAAGGCCGCGGGCGGTGTCGAGGAATCCGACGACTCCGACCTCCAGGCCCATCACGACCGCGCGGTGGAGGCCAACAACGCCGCCAAGGCGCGGGTCGAGGAGCTGGTCAAGGCCGAGCGGGCCGCCGAACGCGAGATCGCGTCCGAGAAGGCTCGCGTCGAAGCCCTCTCGATGGGCCTGCGCCGCAAGGACGGGGCCGGCGCGCTGCTCGGCGCGCAGCACGAGCTGCCGGGCCTGCTCGGTTCGGTGGCCGCGTTGCTCACCGTCGAAGCAGGCCACGAGGTCGCGCTGGCCGCCGCGCTCGGCCCGGTCGCCGACGCGGTCGCGGTCAACGGCGGTGAAGCCGCCCTCGCCGCGCTGAGGTTCCTGAAGGACAACGACTCCGGCCGCGCCGGTATCCTGCTCGGTGGCCTGGAGTCCACCGTGGACACCAGTTCGTGGCCGTCGCTGCCCGAGGGTGCCCGCTGGGCGCGCGAAGTCGTCACGGCGCCGCCCGCGTTGCGCTCGGCCGTCGAGCACGCGCTCGATCGGGTGGCCGTCGTGGACGGTCTGGAATCCGCGCGCCGTCTCGTCGAGGTCCATCCCGAGGTCAGCACGGTCACGCCGGAGGGCGACGTGTTCGGGGCCCGCTGGGCGGTCGGCGGTTCCGCCCGCAACGAGAGCGTCATCGAGGTCCAGGCCGCGGTCGACGCGGCGGGCGACCGGCTGAACGCCGCCGAGCGCGCGCTGGAACGCACCGCCGCGGAACTCGAAGGAGCCCGCGCCGGGCAGGCCGCCCGGCGCGAAGAAGTCGGCAGGGCCAAGGAAGCGCTCGGCGACGCGAAGGTCCGCAAAGCCCGTTCGTCCGAGCGGTTGAACCGGATGGAGCAGGCCGCGCGTGCCGCGCGGGCCGAGATGGACCGGCTGAGCAACCAGCGTGCCAAGGTCGAGCAGAGCCGCGAAGAGGCGCTGCGGCAGCTCGCCGAACTCGAAGAGCGGCTGGCCGCCGTCGCCGACCAGGAAGTCGACGAGGATCCGGACACCGCCGAGCGAGACCAGGCCGCCGAGGACCTCGGCACGGTCCGCCAAGAGGAGATGGAATCCCGGCTCGCGCTGCGCACCGCCGAGGAACGCGCGCGGAGCATCCAGGGCAAGGCCGAATCGCTCCGCCGGGCCGCGCATGCCGAGCGGCAGGCTCGTGACCGCGCCGAAAAGTCCAGGGCCGCCCGGAAACGCGGCGCCGAAATCGCCAACGCGGTGGTCAACGGCGGTGAGATCGCACTGGAGCGCATCGAGGTTTCCGTGCAGCGCGCCGCCCACGAGCGGGACGAGGCACAGGCGCGGCGGCAGTCGCGGGAGACCGCGCTGACCCAGGTCCGCAGCAAGGTCCGCGAGCTGACCGGCGAACTGGAGAAGCTCACCGACGCCGTCCACCGCGACGAGGTGTTGCGCGCCGAGCAGCGGCTGCGGCTGGAACAGCTCGAAACCAAGATCGCCGAGGACTTCGGCATCGGCCTCGAGGACCTCGTCGCCGAGTACGGCCCGGACGTCCCCGTGCCGCCGAGCGCGGGGGAGATGGCCGAGTACGAGGCCGCCAAGGAACGCGGCGAGGACGTCACCCCGCCGCCGCCCATGCCGTTCGACCGCGACACCCAGGCACGCCGGGCGAAGCGCGCGGAGAAGGACCTGAGCCTGCTGGGCAAGGTCAACCCGCTGGCGCTGGAGGAGTTCGCGGCGCTGGAGGAGCGGTACAAGTTCCTCTCGACCCAGCTCGAAGACCTCAAGGACACCCGCAAGGACCTCGAAGCCGTCATCAAGCAGGTCGACGAAAAGATCCTCGAGGTCTTCGCCTCGGCGTACGAAGACGTCGCGCGCGAGTTCGAGACCGTGTTCAGCGTGCTGTTCCCGGGCGGTGAGGGGCGCATGGTGCTCACCCAGCCCAACGACCTGCTTTCCACCGGTGTCGACGTCGAAGCGCGCCCGCCGGGCAAGAAGGTCAAGCGGCTCTCGCTGCTCTCCGGTGGCGAGAAGTCGCTCGTCGCCGTCGGCATGCTCGTGGCGATCTTCCGCGCCCGGCCTTCGCCCTTCTACGTCATGGACGAGGTCGAGGCCGCGCTCGACGACACCAACATGCGACGGTTGATCGGGTTGCTGGAGCAGCTGCGGGACTCTTCGCAGCTGATCATCATCACCCACCAGAAGCCGACCATGGAGATCGCCGACGCGCTGTACGGCGTTTCGATGCAGGGCGACGGCATCACGAAGGTGATCTCGCAGCGGCTGCGGACGTCCGAAGAGGACCCGGTTCCCGCTTAG
- a CDS encoding acylphosphatase, with translation MGNVSEEVTHIRLTAWVHGRVQGVGFRWWTRSRALELGLAGSAANLADGRVEVIAEGVRDHCARLLAALRSGESPGSVDHVERWSPAKGGLRGFVER, from the coding sequence ATGGGGAACGTGAGTGAAGAAGTAACGCACATCAGGCTGACCGCGTGGGTGCACGGCCGCGTGCAGGGTGTCGGTTTCCGCTGGTGGACCCGGAGCCGGGCGCTCGAACTCGGGTTGGCGGGCAGCGCGGCCAATCTGGCGGACGGGCGTGTCGAGGTGATAGCGGAGGGTGTTCGCGACCACTGTGCGCGGCTGCTGGCGGCTTTGCGGTCCGGTGAATCACCCGGAAGTGTGGATCACGTCGAACGGTGGTCCCCGGCGAAAGGCGGGCTTCGCGGGTTCGTGGAGCGCTGA
- a CDS encoding response regulator, with protein MSADTASATVLVVDDEPQIVRALRINLSARGYKVITAHDGTAALKAVAETKPDVVVLDLGLPDLDGTEVIAGLRGWTTVPIIVLSARGDSADKVEALDAGADDYVTKPFGMDELLARLRAAVRRSASSGVDGADAVVDTGSFRIDLAAKKVRRDGKEVHLTKTEWGVLELLVRNRGRLVAQKQLLHEVWGPAYETESHYLRVYLAQLRRKLEPEPSRPRHLLTEPGMGYRFEM; from the coding sequence ATGAGCGCAGACACCGCGTCGGCGACCGTCCTGGTCGTCGACGACGAACCGCAGATCGTGCGAGCCCTGCGGATCAACCTGTCCGCCCGCGGCTACAAGGTGATCACCGCGCACGACGGGACGGCCGCGCTGAAGGCCGTCGCCGAGACCAAACCCGACGTCGTCGTCCTCGACCTCGGCCTGCCCGACCTCGACGGCACCGAGGTGATCGCGGGTCTGCGCGGCTGGACGACGGTGCCGATCATCGTGCTGTCCGCGCGCGGCGACTCGGCCGACAAGGTCGAGGCACTCGACGCCGGCGCCGACGACTACGTCACCAAACCCTTCGGCATGGACGAACTGCTGGCGCGGCTCCGCGCCGCCGTGCGGCGCTCGGCGTCGTCCGGGGTGGACGGTGCGGACGCGGTGGTGGACACGGGATCGTTCCGCATCGACCTAGCGGCGAAGAAGGTGCGCCGGGACGGCAAGGAAGTGCACCTCACCAAGACCGAATGGGGCGTGCTGGAACTGCTGGTGCGCAACCGCGGCCGTCTGGTGGCGCAGAAACAGCTGCTGCACGAGGTGTGGGGGCCGGCGTATGAGACCGAGTCGCACTACCTGCGCGTGTATCTGGCGCAACTGCGGCGGAAACTGGAACCGGAACCCTCGCGGCCGCGGCACCTGCTCACCGAACCGGGGATGGGGTACCGCTTCGAAATGTGA
- a CDS encoding sensor histidine kinase KdpD, whose protein sequence is MDENPTKPRRGELRIYLGAAPGVGKTYAMLGEARRRLDRGTDVVVGLVETHGRKKTAELVDGLETVPRRRSAHRDHEFEEMDLDALLARAPEVAVVDELAHTNVPGSRNEKRWQDIDELLAAGIDVLSTVNVQHLQSLNDVVERITGVTQQETVPDEVVRRAEQLELVDITPEALRRRLAHGNVYRAERIDAALGNYFRPGNLTALRELALLWVADQVDVALQRYRAEQKITDTWEARERVVVSITGGPESETLIRRASRIANRAGAELQVLHILRGDGLAGMGPTAVGKYRKLAEEVGATFHTVVGDDVPTALLDFARGVNATQLVIGTSRRSRVARLFDEGIGAAVVQRSGPIDVHMVTHAQAGGRLRARLNRSPLAPSRRLAGWVLAVVLPVLATSLGVLLKEQLDFSTDMVAYMLATVLVALTGGLGPALLAAVLSAGLLNFFFTSPLYTLTVHEPRNVITLIAMVLVAILVAAVVDTAARRATQAARARTEAALLASYARTVLTHTNPIERLLEKVRENFGLTSVSLLEKRDGKWTRVANAGTDPCADPDQADADIAVTADVHLTLRGRALPASDRGVLEAVAGQALLALRQQRTAKAAIRAERKAEATELRTALLSAVGHDLRTPLTSIKAAIGSLRATDISLSEEDTGELLEAIEESADRLAGLIDNLLDSSRLATGAVRPHLRPVGYDEVVSHALSTVDDSASVVVAIDSRLPSVRADPGLLERVVANVIDNALRHGRSREPVSARASTHSDHVELRIVDHGRGLKKGTADSAFAPFQRLGGDRDSVPGVGLGLSVAKGFTEAMGGRIRAEDTPGGGLTVVISLPACVGQDPGKSLLVFDDEGLENEEEERVR, encoded by the coding sequence GTGGACGAAAACCCGACCAAGCCGCGCCGGGGTGAGCTGAGGATCTACCTCGGCGCGGCCCCGGGCGTCGGCAAGACCTACGCGATGCTCGGCGAGGCGCGACGCCGCCTCGACCGGGGCACCGACGTGGTCGTCGGCCTGGTCGAGACGCACGGGCGGAAAAAGACCGCGGAGCTCGTCGACGGGCTGGAGACGGTGCCGCGTCGCCGGTCGGCGCACCGGGACCACGAGTTCGAGGAGATGGACCTCGACGCGCTGCTCGCCCGTGCCCCGGAGGTCGCCGTGGTCGACGAGCTCGCGCACACCAACGTGCCGGGTTCGCGCAACGAGAAGCGCTGGCAGGACATCGACGAACTGCTCGCCGCCGGCATCGACGTGCTCTCCACGGTCAACGTGCAGCATCTGCAGAGCCTCAACGACGTGGTCGAGCGCATCACCGGCGTCACCCAGCAGGAGACGGTGCCCGACGAGGTCGTGCGGCGGGCCGAGCAGCTGGAGCTGGTCGACATCACGCCCGAGGCGCTGCGCAGGCGGCTGGCGCACGGCAACGTCTATCGGGCCGAACGGATCGACGCGGCGCTGGGCAACTACTTCCGGCCCGGCAACCTCACCGCGCTGCGGGAACTCGCGCTGCTGTGGGTCGCCGACCAGGTCGACGTGGCCCTGCAGCGGTACCGGGCCGAGCAGAAGATCACCGACACCTGGGAAGCCCGCGAACGGGTGGTCGTGTCCATCACCGGCGGCCCGGAGAGCGAGACGCTGATCCGCCGCGCGAGCCGTATCGCGAACCGCGCGGGCGCCGAACTGCAGGTGCTGCACATCCTGCGCGGTGACGGGCTCGCCGGGATGGGACCGACGGCGGTCGGCAAGTACCGGAAGCTGGCCGAAGAGGTCGGCGCGACCTTCCACACCGTCGTCGGCGACGACGTGCCGACGGCGCTGCTCGACTTCGCGCGCGGGGTGAACGCGACCCAGCTGGTGATCGGGACCTCACGGCGGTCGCGGGTGGCGAGACTGTTCGACGAGGGCATCGGCGCGGCCGTGGTCCAGCGCTCCGGCCCGATCGACGTCCACATGGTCACGCACGCCCAAGCGGGCGGACGGCTGCGCGCCCGGCTCAACCGGAGCCCGCTCGCGCCTTCGCGGAGGCTGGCCGGCTGGGTGCTCGCCGTCGTCCTGCCCGTCCTGGCGACGTCGCTCGGCGTCCTGCTGAAGGAGCAGCTCGACTTTTCGACCGACATGGTCGCCTACATGCTGGCGACGGTGCTCGTCGCGCTCACGGGCGGGCTCGGGCCCGCGCTGCTCGCGGCGGTGCTTTCGGCGGGGCTGCTGAACTTCTTCTTCACCTCGCCGCTGTACACCCTGACCGTCCACGAGCCGCGCAACGTGATCACGCTGATCGCGATGGTGCTGGTGGCGATCCTCGTCGCGGCGGTCGTCGACACCGCCGCCCGGCGCGCGACCCAGGCCGCGCGAGCGCGGACCGAGGCCGCGCTGCTCGCTTCGTACGCGCGGACGGTGCTCACGCACACCAACCCGATCGAGCGGCTGCTGGAGAAGGTCCGCGAGAACTTCGGCCTGACGTCGGTGTCCCTGCTGGAAAAGCGGGACGGGAAGTGGACACGGGTGGCGAACGCCGGCACGGATCCCTGTGCCGACCCGGACCAGGCCGACGCCGACATCGCGGTCACCGCGGACGTGCACCTGACACTGCGAGGACGCGCGCTGCCCGCGTCGGACCGGGGAGTGCTGGAAGCCGTCGCGGGGCAGGCGTTGCTGGCCCTGCGGCAGCAGCGGACGGCGAAGGCGGCCATCCGGGCCGAGCGCAAGGCCGAGGCCACCGAACTGCGCACGGCCCTGCTGTCGGCCGTCGGGCACGACCTCCGTACCCCGCTGACGTCGATCAAGGCCGCCATCGGCAGCCTGCGCGCGACCGACATCTCACTGTCCGAAGAGGACACCGGTGAGCTGCTCGAAGCGATCGAGGAATCGGCGGACCGGTTGGCCGGGCTGATCGACAACCTGCTCGACTCGTCGCGGCTGGCGACCGGCGCGGTGCGCCCGCACCTGCGCCCGGTCGGCTACGACGAGGTGGTCTCGCACGCCTTGTCCACCGTGGACGACTCCGCTTCGGTCGTGGTCGCGATCGACTCACGGCTGCCGTCGGTCCGGGCCGACCCCGGCCTGCTGGAACGGGTGGTGGCGAACGTGATCGACAACGCGCTGCGGCACGGGAGGTCGCGCGAGCCGGTCTCGGCCCGCGCCAGCACGCATTCCGACCATGTCGAACTGCGCATCGTCGACCACGGGCGCGGGCTCAAGAAGGGCACCGCGGACTCGGCTTTCGCGCCGTTCCAGCGGCTCGGGGGAGACCGGGACAGCGTGCCCGGCGTGGGACTGGGGCTTTCGGTCGCCAAGGGGTTCACCGAGGCGATGGGCGGGCGGATCCGGGCGGAGGACACGCCCGGCGGCGGGCTCACCGTCGTCATCTCGCTGCCCGCCTGTGTTGGTCAGGATCCGGGAAAGAGCCTCCTCGTGTTCGACGACGAGGGACTGGAGAACGAAGAGGAGGAGCGAGTGCGATGA
- a CDS encoding potassium-transporting ATPase subunit C, whose amino-acid sequence MNALLKQTLAGLRVLLVFTVLLGVVYPLGVWAVSRIPGLEGNAEGSIVTRDGQAVGSSLIGIDPVAADPAKDPWFHNRPSAGSKDALGPGDPSSSGASNKGPYNEDLVAAIGERKKLVAAREGAREAQVPADAVTASGSGMDPAISVAYADLQIPRVARNTGLSEEKVRQLVAENTSGAGIGVPGVNVPKVNLAVRDAAGGAH is encoded by the coding sequence GTGAACGCACTGCTGAAACAGACCCTCGCCGGGCTGCGTGTCCTGCTCGTCTTCACGGTCCTGCTGGGTGTGGTCTACCCGCTCGGTGTCTGGGCGGTCTCCCGGATCCCCGGCCTCGAAGGCAACGCGGAAGGCTCGATCGTCACCCGGGACGGGCAGGCCGTCGGGTCTTCGCTGATCGGCATCGACCCGGTCGCGGCCGATCCAGCCAAGGATCCATGGTTCCACAACCGCCCGTCCGCGGGATCGAAGGACGCCCTCGGCCCCGGCGACCCGTCGTCGTCCGGCGCGTCGAACAAGGGCCCGTACAACGAGGACCTGGTCGCCGCGATCGGTGAACGCAAGAAGCTCGTCGCCGCCCGTGAGGGGGCCCGGGAAGCGCAGGTGCCCGCCGACGCGGTGACGGCGTCGGGATCCGGCATGGATCCGGCGATCAGCGTCGCCTACGCCGACCTGCAGATCCCCCGAGTGGCCAGGAACACGGGCCTGTCCGAAGAGAAGGTCCGGCAGCTCGTGGCGGAGAACACGAGCGGCGCCGGGATCGGTGTGCCGGGCGTCAATGTGCCGAAGGTCAACTTGGCCGTGCGCGACGCGGCCGGAGGAGCACACTGA
- the kdpB gene encoding potassium-transporting ATPase subunit KdpB: MTVTEERTPEETTRQHGEHTGRVGAGVFSPRQLLTSLPEALRKLNPKHQLGNPVMFVVWIGSALTTVFAITDPSVFTVLITIWLWFTVLFANLAEAVAEGRGKAQAETLRRSKKETVARRLTEDGDEETVPGADLRVGDLVVVEAGQVVPGDGDVVEGIATVDESAITGESAPVIRESGGDRCAVTGGTTVLSDRVVVKITTKPGESFVDRMIALVEGASRQKTPNEIALTILLSTLTIIFLLAVVAVRPMAGYSGSQQSVIVLTALLVCLIPTTIGALLSAIGIAGMDRLVQRNVLATSGRAVEAAGDVSTLLLDKTGTITFGNRKATELVPVGQSTRDGLAEAARLSSLADGTPEGRSIVELVAREHGLGQAASDAEKRADFVEFTAQTRMSGIDIGERQVRKGATAAVREWVRDRGGDMPDETERVVDEISGQGGTPLVVAEYDGAKAFVRGVIRLSDVVKPGMRERFAQLRAMGIKTVMITGDNPLTAKAIAADAGVDDYLAEAKPEDKMALIKKEQEGGRLVAMTGDGTNDAPALAQSDVGVAMNTGTSAAKEAGNMVDLDSDPTKLIEIVEIGKQLLITRGALTTFSVANDLAKYFAILPAMFTGVFAQLGALNIMQLATPKSAILSAVVFNALIIVGLIPLALRGVRYKPSSASALLRRNLLVYGFGGIVSPFLGIWLIDLLVRLVPGIG; this comes from the coding sequence ATGACCGTCACCGAGGAACGCACCCCCGAAGAAACGACGCGGCAGCACGGGGAGCACACGGGCCGCGTCGGTGCGGGCGTCTTCAGCCCCCGCCAGCTCCTGACCTCCCTGCCCGAGGCGCTGCGCAAACTGAACCCCAAGCACCAGCTCGGCAACCCGGTCATGTTCGTGGTGTGGATCGGCTCGGCGCTGACCACGGTCTTCGCGATCACCGACCCGAGCGTGTTCACCGTCCTCATCACGATCTGGCTGTGGTTCACCGTCCTGTTCGCGAACCTCGCCGAGGCCGTCGCGGAGGGCCGGGGCAAGGCACAGGCGGAAACCCTGCGGCGAAGCAAGAAGGAGACCGTCGCCCGCCGCCTCACCGAGGACGGTGACGAGGAGACCGTGCCGGGTGCCGACCTGCGCGTCGGTGACCTCGTGGTCGTCGAGGCCGGACAGGTCGTCCCGGGCGACGGCGACGTCGTCGAGGGTATCGCGACCGTCGACGAATCGGCCATCACCGGCGAGTCGGCCCCGGTCATCCGCGAATCGGGTGGCGACCGGTGCGCGGTCACCGGCGGCACCACGGTGCTTTCGGACCGGGTGGTCGTGAAGATCACCACCAAACCCGGCGAGTCCTTTGTGGACCGCATGATCGCCTTGGTGGAGGGCGCTTCCCGGCAGAAGACGCCGAACGAGATCGCGCTGACGATCCTGCTCTCGACGCTGACGATCATCTTCCTGCTCGCCGTCGTGGCGGTGCGGCCGATGGCGGGCTACTCCGGCAGCCAGCAGTCGGTGATCGTGCTGACCGCGTTGCTGGTGTGCCTGATCCCGACGACGATCGGCGCGCTGCTGTCGGCGATCGGCATCGCCGGGATGGACCGGCTCGTGCAGCGCAACGTCCTCGCGACGAGCGGTCGCGCGGTGGAAGCCGCCGGTGACGTCTCGACGCTGCTGCTGGACAAGACGGGCACGATCACCTTCGGCAACCGCAAGGCCACCGAGCTGGTCCCGGTCGGGCAGTCCACCAGGGACGGCCTCGCCGAAGCGGCCCGGCTGTCGAGCCTCGCCGACGGCACGCCGGAAGGCCGCAGCATCGTCGAACTCGTCGCGCGGGAACACGGGCTCGGCCAGGCGGCGTCCGACGCCGAAAAGCGCGCGGACTTCGTCGAGTTCACCGCGCAGACCCGGATGAGCGGCATCGACATCGGCGAACGCCAGGTTCGCAAGGGTGCCACCGCCGCCGTGCGGGAATGGGTCCGGGACCGCGGTGGCGACATGCCGGACGAGACCGAACGCGTCGTCGACGAGATCAGCGGACAGGGTGGCACGCCGCTGGTGGTCGCGGAGTACGACGGCGCGAAAGCGTTCGTGCGCGGCGTGATCCGGCTGTCCGACGTGGTCAAACCGGGGATGAGGGAGCGGTTCGCCCAGCTCCGCGCGATGGGGATCAAGACCGTGATGATCACCGGCGACAACCCGCTCACCGCCAAGGCCATCGCCGCGGACGCGGGCGTCGACGACTATCTCGCCGAAGCCAAACCCGAAGACAAGATGGCGCTGATCAAGAAGGAGCAGGAGGGCGGGCGGCTGGTCGCGATGACCGGCGACGGCACCAACGACGCCCCGGCGCTGGCGCAGTCCGACGTCGGCGTCGCGATGAACACCGGGACCTCCGCCGCCAAGGAGGCGGGGAACATGGTGGACCTCGACTCCGACCCGACGAAGCTGATCGAGATCGTCGAGATCGGCAAGCAGTTGCTGATCACGCGCGGCGCGCTGACCACCTTCAGCGTCGCCAACGACCTGGCGAAGTACTTCGCCATCCTGCCCGCGATGTTCACCGGCGTCTTCGCCCAGCTCGGCGCGCTCAACATCATGCAGCTGGCGACCCCGAAGTCGGCGATCCTCTCGGCGGTCGTCTTCAACGCGCTGATCATCGTCGGGCTGATCCCGCTCGCCCTGCGGGGTGTCCGGTACAAGCCGTCGTCGGCCTCGGCGCTGCTGCGCCGGAACCTGCTGGTCTACGGTTTCGGCGGCATCGTCAGCCCGTTCCTCGGGATCTGGCTGATCGACCTGCTCGTCCGTCTCGTTCCTGGAATCGGGTGA